The Acidobacteriota bacterium genome has a segment encoding these proteins:
- a CDS encoding 23S rRNA (pseudouridine(1915)-N(3))-methyltransferase RlmH, whose product MAGAIRILTVGRDRAGPFRELADRYLERISPLAPCSRETVAPSRRRTAAERRRDEARKLRERLPRRGVTVALDAEGEPLDSAAFAARLERWRESGKVLFVVGGPDGLDPAFAAACDHRLSLGPMTLPHELAAVVLLEQSYRALARSRG is encoded by the coding sequence GTGGCGGGCGCGATCCGCATCCTGACCGTCGGCCGCGACCGCGCCGGTCCGTTTCGCGAACTCGCCGATCGGTACCTCGAACGGATCTCCCCGCTGGCACCGTGCTCGCGGGAGACGGTCGCGCCCTCCCGGCGCCGGACTGCCGCCGAGCGCAGGCGCGACGAGGCGCGAAAACTGCGCGAGCGCCTGCCGCGCCGGGGGGTGACGGTGGCCCTCGATGCGGAGGGGGAGCCGCTGGACTCGGCGGCGTTCGCGGCACGCCTCGAGAGGTGGCGCGAGAGCGGGAAGGTCCTGTTCGTCGTGGGTGGGCCGGACGGCCTCGATCCGGCCTTCGCCGCCGCGTGCGACCACCGGCTGTCGCTCGGCCCGATGACGCTGCCCCACGAACTCGCCGCGGTGGTCCTCCTCGAGCAGAGCTACCGGGCGCTGGCGCGCAGCCGCGGGC